A region of Pelagicoccus sp. SDUM812003 DNA encodes the following proteins:
- the crcB gene encoding fluoride efflux transporter CrcB — MDVRALLWVGIGSFMGGSLRYVSAWLIDHRMRSEFPWSTLFVNVVGSFLIGFLLPMYSKFGWSRDDALPLMISVGMMGGFTTFSTFSLQTLRLMQSGHLALAGLNAVGSVLSCLLSVYLGWRLGEVIWS, encoded by the coding sequence ATGGACGTTAGAGCGCTTTTATGGGTAGGAATCGGAAGTTTCATGGGCGGGAGCCTGCGCTACGTTTCCGCCTGGCTGATCGATCATAGGATGAGAAGCGAGTTTCCGTGGAGCACCCTGTTCGTCAATGTGGTCGGCTCCTTTTTGATCGGATTTCTATTGCCCATGTATTCAAAGTTTGGATGGAGCCGAGATGACGCGCTGCCACTGATGATCTCGGTGGGGATGATGGGCGGTTTCACCACGTTCTCCACCTTTTCTCTGCAAACCTTGCGTTTGATGCAAAGCGGACATCTCGCGCTCGCTGGTCTGAATGCCGTTGGCAGCGTGCTTTCCTGTCTCCTTTCGGTCTACCTAGGCTGGCGCTTGGGCGAAGTGATCTGGAGTTAG
- the lpxA gene encoding acyl-ACP--UDP-N-acetylglucosamine O-acyltransferase: MIHPSAVVSSEAKIGQQAEIGPFAVIEADVEIGDGVKVESHAVIKDGARIGHRVTIGNAAVVAGLPQDLGFDPSRRTFVRIGDGTTLREGVTINRATKENGATTVGSDCFLMANSHLGHDCQLGNKVVLANGVLLAGHVTVGDFSFFGGSAASHQFCRIGQGCMVGGLSAITMDVAPFTMLAERSALFGLNVVGLRRRGVAREAIRQLQQAYKSVFAHSGNLRQKAEELLAEAGDPSPELRTFLEFFASGKRGFSRPGRAKD, from the coding sequence ATGATACACCCAAGCGCTGTCGTTTCGTCGGAAGCAAAGATCGGCCAGCAGGCCGAGATCGGACCGTTCGCGGTCATCGAGGCGGATGTGGAGATCGGCGATGGAGTGAAGGTGGAATCGCACGCGGTTATCAAGGACGGGGCGCGTATCGGCCATCGAGTTACGATCGGCAACGCGGCGGTGGTGGCTGGACTGCCGCAGGATCTAGGATTCGACCCGAGCAGGAGGACGTTTGTTCGTATCGGCGATGGAACTACATTGCGCGAGGGGGTGACGATCAACCGAGCCACGAAGGAGAATGGGGCGACCACGGTGGGTTCGGACTGTTTTTTGATGGCTAACTCCCACCTAGGGCACGACTGCCAGTTGGGAAACAAGGTGGTTCTCGCAAACGGGGTGTTGCTGGCCGGGCACGTGACGGTGGGTGACTTCTCGTTTTTCGGCGGCAGCGCCGCCAGTCATCAGTTTTGTCGCATCGGTCAGGGATGCATGGTTGGCGGTTTGTCCGCGATCACTATGGATGTGGCGCCTTTCACCATGCTTGCGGAGCGCAGCGCGCTGTTCGGTTTGAACGTGGTGGGGCTGCGTCGTCGAGGCGTGGCCCGCGAGGCGATTCGCCAGCTGCAGCAGGCGTACAAGTCCGTTTTCGCCCACTCGGGAAACCTTCGGCAGAAGGCGGAGGAGTTGCTGGCGGAAGCAGGGGATCCGAGTCCCGAGCTGAGGACTTTTCTGGAGTTTTTCGCCAGCGGAAAACGGGGCTTTTCCCGCCCGGGGCGGGCCAAGGACTAA
- a CDS encoding N-acetylmuramoyl-L-alanine amidase yields the protein MAAVASLFLWGCQTTGGDSAKPEDSAPTEETAVETAAPEPKMEVPKEEELASETSAAQPAPSESSLSFGLNSLKRQVSHFGAQVTEPTGNDDLWKVSVGARELVLKEKSRMAWIDGTKVFLDAPFSRRMGQWLLGASDEAIVLPSALADEGGEPREIKTIVIDPGHGGSEPGTRNATLGLLEKDLNLDVSLRLQAHLEEAGFKAVLTRYEDRLVTLEERSEIANGVKADLFVSVHFNAAPNKQANGVETYLLTPQGQPSTGDGKAGDDAVAYPGNEYDLESFELGLRVQINLLERLKREDRGVKKGRFVVLRGLKCPGILVECGFLSHKDEALLISTAGYRERVALSLADAIKSFAANERFQGRIEEQDSNGR from the coding sequence ATGGCGGCAGTTGCTTCGCTTTTTTTGTGGGGCTGTCAGACCACGGGAGGCGATTCCGCGAAGCCCGAAGACTCGGCGCCAACTGAGGAAACGGCGGTGGAGACCGCCGCTCCCGAGCCGAAGATGGAGGTGCCGAAGGAGGAGGAGCTGGCGAGCGAAACAAGCGCCGCCCAGCCCGCTCCGAGCGAAAGCAGTCTCAGCTTTGGTTTGAACTCCCTGAAGCGGCAGGTCTCTCATTTCGGGGCGCAGGTTACGGAACCTACCGGCAACGACGACCTTTGGAAAGTGTCGGTGGGCGCTCGCGAGCTCGTACTCAAGGAGAAGAGCCGGATGGCGTGGATCGATGGGACGAAGGTTTTCCTCGATGCGCCGTTCTCCCGTCGCATGGGGCAATGGCTGCTCGGAGCGTCCGATGAAGCGATCGTCCTGCCGAGCGCCCTAGCCGACGAAGGGGGAGAGCCGCGCGAGATAAAGACCATCGTGATCGATCCTGGGCATGGCGGCTCCGAGCCGGGAACGCGTAACGCCACTCTTGGTCTCCTTGAAAAGGATCTGAATCTGGACGTAAGCCTGCGATTGCAGGCTCACTTGGAAGAGGCGGGATTCAAGGCGGTGCTCACCAGATACGAGGATCGACTCGTCACGCTGGAGGAGCGGTCCGAGATCGCCAACGGCGTCAAGGCGGATCTCTTTGTCAGCGTGCACTTCAATGCGGCTCCTAATAAGCAGGCAAACGGCGTGGAGACCTATCTGCTGACTCCCCAAGGGCAGCCCTCGACGGGCGACGGCAAGGCTGGCGATGACGCAGTGGCGTATCCAGGAAACGAATATGATTTGGAGAGCTTCGAACTCGGTTTACGGGTTCAGATCAATCTTTTGGAGCGACTCAAACGCGAAGACCGTGGGGTGAAGAAAGGGCGGTTCGTCGTGCTTCGCGGATTGAAGTGCCCTGGGATCCTGGTCGAATGCGGCTTTCTCTCTCATAAGGACGAGGCCTTGCTGATCAGCACCGCAGGCTACCGCGAGCGTGTCGCTCTCAGTCTGGCCGACGCGATCAAGTCTTTTGCGGCGAATGAGCGATTCCAGGGACGTATCGAGGAGCAGGATTCGAATGGACGTTAG
- a CDS encoding ATP-dependent Clp protease proteolytic subunit, producing the protein MPCNDDKPQESPVGSQIQKKFLEERKIFLWGQVSDDSAKDVTEKLLYLEADAPGKPITFYINTPGGSVTAGLAIYDTIKMISSEVTVVVTGLAASMGSILLSAPKKGNRLLYPHAKVLIHQPLIGGQFQGPAVDIHIFAQDMEKTREELNRILSEASGQPLEKIQTDTDRDFYMSAQEAIDYGLADKIVDSL; encoded by the coding sequence ATGCCATGTAACGACGATAAACCTCAAGAGTCCCCAGTCGGCTCGCAAATCCAGAAGAAGTTCCTCGAGGAGCGTAAGATCTTCCTGTGGGGCCAGGTTTCGGACGATTCGGCGAAGGACGTCACCGAAAAGCTTCTCTACCTCGAAGCGGACGCGCCCGGGAAGCCTATCACTTTCTACATCAACACTCCGGGTGGCTCCGTCACAGCTGGCCTCGCGATCTACGACACCATCAAAATGATCTCCTCGGAGGTCACCGTGGTGGTCACCGGTCTCGCCGCTAGCATGGGCTCCATCCTGCTCTCGGCCCCGAAAAAAGGGAACCGCCTGCTCTATCCGCATGCCAAGGTTCTGATCCACCAGCCGCTCATCGGCGGGCAGTTCCAAGGCCCCGCGGTGGATATCCACATTTTCGCCCAGGACATGGAAAAGACCCGCGAGGAGCTCAACCGCATCCTTTCCGAAGCCTCCGGCCAGCCGCTGGAGAAGATCCAGACCGATACCGATCGCGACTTCTACATGAGCGCTCAGGAAGCCATCGACTACGGTCTGGCCGACAAGATCGTCGATTCGCTCTAA
- the ovoA gene encoding 5-histidylcysteine sulfoxide synthase, producing MISNQATTEIKTPYTVNLADGDPEAKREEIRRYFHQTYDAYEALFEPMVDKKAFTTRADPLRHPLIFYYGHTATFFMNKLVLAKLVDRINPQFESTFAIGVDEMSWDDLNEAHYEWPDPDAVRDYRQKVRETIDQLISKLPITLPISWESPFWPILMGIEHERIHLETSSVLIRQLPLEMLDGAHPLWKVCEKDNPPPSNELITVPGGKVSLGKNRNDPYYGWDNEYGAHTQEIKDFAASKYLVSNREYMEFIDDGGYATQRYWTDEGWNWVTYEKATCPRFWRPQPDGSYKLRTMLKEIDMPWSWPAETNYLEAKAFCNWKAEKTGQPVRLPTEEEWYRLFDYTELPDAPSWNKAPGNINLEGPASSVPVDTHAFKHGFHDIVGNVWQHTETPIRGFAGFEVHPLYDDFSTPTFDTKHNLIKGGSWISTGNECLKASRYAFRRHFYQHAGFRYIVSDAPVEIPDDSWETDPEVIPYCEFNYGKDYFGVANYPERLAQICLDLASDRRRESALALGCKTGRSAFELAAGFQNVTGMDFTARMIRIGVQMKDKGYTQYVLPEEGEIVSFHQANLQELGLDGTRQKVDFMQGDPSNLKDIYKGYDLILLDTVLERTYNPEKFLASAHQRLNPGGLLVISSTYDWRSEVTEKDNWLGGFKVDGENVTSLDSLERVLGPAFKRIGEPRDVEYALRKTARTFEHNVTQVTVWEKK from the coding sequence ATGATCAGCAACCAGGCCACCACGGAAATCAAGACGCCCTACACAGTGAATCTGGCGGATGGAGATCCAGAAGCGAAACGCGAAGAAATCCGCCGCTACTTCCACCAAACCTACGACGCCTACGAAGCCCTGTTCGAGCCGATGGTGGACAAGAAAGCGTTCACCACCCGGGCCGATCCCTTGCGGCACCCACTGATCTTCTATTACGGCCACACCGCCACGTTTTTCATGAACAAGCTGGTGCTGGCGAAACTGGTCGACAGAATCAATCCTCAGTTCGAATCCACCTTCGCCATCGGAGTGGACGAAATGTCCTGGGACGACTTGAATGAAGCGCACTACGAATGGCCCGACCCCGACGCCGTGCGCGACTATCGCCAAAAGGTGCGCGAAACCATCGACCAACTCATTTCCAAGCTCCCCATCACGCTGCCGATCAGCTGGGAGAGCCCGTTCTGGCCCATCCTCATGGGCATCGAGCACGAGCGAATCCACCTCGAGACCAGCTCTGTGCTGATCCGCCAACTGCCGCTGGAAATGCTCGATGGCGCCCATCCGCTTTGGAAGGTATGCGAGAAGGACAACCCGCCTCCGTCGAACGAGCTGATCACGGTGCCCGGGGGAAAGGTCTCACTCGGAAAAAACCGCAACGACCCCTACTACGGGTGGGACAACGAGTACGGCGCTCACACCCAGGAGATCAAGGACTTCGCCGCTTCCAAGTATCTCGTATCCAATCGTGAATACATGGAATTCATCGACGACGGCGGCTATGCGACGCAGCGCTACTGGACCGATGAAGGCTGGAACTGGGTGACCTACGAAAAAGCGACCTGCCCTCGGTTCTGGCGACCCCAGCCCGACGGCAGCTACAAGCTTCGTACCATGCTCAAGGAAATCGACATGCCTTGGTCATGGCCCGCGGAAACCAACTACCTCGAAGCGAAAGCGTTTTGCAATTGGAAGGCTGAAAAGACCGGCCAACCGGTCCGTCTCCCGACAGAGGAGGAATGGTATCGACTATTCGACTACACGGAACTTCCTGACGCTCCAAGCTGGAACAAGGCGCCTGGAAACATAAACCTCGAAGGCCCAGCCTCCTCCGTGCCTGTGGACACCCACGCCTTCAAACACGGCTTTCACGACATCGTCGGAAACGTATGGCAGCACACCGAAACTCCGATCCGCGGCTTCGCCGGTTTCGAGGTCCATCCGCTCTACGACGACTTCTCCACGCCTACTTTCGACACGAAACACAACCTGATCAAAGGCGGCTCGTGGATCTCCACCGGAAACGAATGCCTGAAGGCCTCGCGCTACGCGTTTCGCCGGCATTTCTACCAACATGCCGGTTTCCGCTACATCGTCAGCGACGCTCCAGTGGAAATACCGGACGACTCTTGGGAAACCGATCCAGAAGTGATTCCGTATTGCGAATTCAATTACGGAAAGGACTATTTCGGCGTGGCCAACTATCCTGAACGCCTTGCCCAGATCTGTCTCGATCTCGCGTCAGATCGCCGACGGGAATCCGCCTTGGCGCTTGGCTGCAAGACAGGACGTTCCGCCTTCGAGCTCGCGGCGGGATTTCAGAACGTGACTGGCATGGACTTCACCGCCCGCATGATCCGCATCGGCGTGCAAATGAAGGACAAAGGCTACACTCAGTACGTGCTGCCCGAGGAAGGCGAGATCGTTTCCTTCCATCAAGCGAACCTGCAGGAGCTCGGCCTGGATGGAACACGCCAAAAGGTGGACTTCATGCAGGGCGACCCGTCGAACCTGAAGGACATCTACAAGGGCTACGATCTCATCCTTTTGGATACGGTTTTAGAGCGCACCTACAATCCCGAGAAATTCCTGGCCTCGGCCCATCAGCGGCTCAATCCAGGAGGACTGCTGGTCATTTCCTCTACCTACGACTGGCGGAGCGAGGTCACCGAAAAGGACAACTGGCTCGGCGGCTTCAAGGTGGATGGCGAGAACGTCACCAGCCTGGACTCTCTCGAGCGCGTTCTCGGGCCTGCCTTCAAGCGGATCGGCGAACCGCGCGACGTGGAATACGCGCTACGCAAGACCGCTCGCACCTTCGAGCACAACGTGACTCAAGTCACCGTTTGGGAGAAGAAGTAG
- a CDS encoding iron-sulfur cluster assembly accessory protein, whose product MGTAVELPEGVRRGDDRLIKLSDDAVKKVASLLERESDKQFLRVGISGGGCNGLSYKMRFESAARKGDILVDFGGVGVIVDSKSALYLKGTQLDYSNALISGGFKFSNPNATSSCSCGESFSV is encoded by the coding sequence ATGGGAACAGCAGTAGAGTTGCCCGAAGGGGTGAGACGTGGGGATGATCGTCTGATCAAGCTCAGCGACGATGCGGTGAAGAAAGTGGCTTCCTTGCTGGAGCGCGAGTCCGATAAGCAGTTTCTGCGAGTGGGCATCTCCGGTGGCGGCTGCAATGGTCTTTCCTACAAGATGCGCTTCGAATCCGCTGCCCGAAAAGGGGATATCCTAGTCGACTTCGGAGGCGTGGGGGTGATTGTGGATAGTAAAAGCGCTCTGTATTTGAAAGGCACGCAGCTGGATTACTCCAACGCTCTCATCTCGGGCGGATTCAAGTTCAGCAATCCGAACGCGACCTCCAGTTGCTCCTGCGGCGAGAGTTTCAGCGTTTGA
- a CDS encoding sodium:solute symporter, which translates to MQSTLELMDWAVIALYFVGIGLIAWWSGRNQKDTTDYFLAGRNAGFFAIGASIFTSNIGSEHIVGLAGQGASTGMAMAHWELHAWVMILLAYVFVPFYYKSGVYTIPEFLEKRFSSKSRLLLSLVSLVAYIFTKVSVTVYAGALVFQVLMPDTFGSPEAAFWVGAFMTVILTGLYTVFGGMKAVLYTSAPQAIILIFGSCLITFYGLSKLGGWGHLVEMASANSEQFALWRPLSDPDFPWLGVLIASPIIGVWYWCTDQYIVQRTLTAANLKQARKGALFGGLLKVTPVLIFLIPGLIGWALHQEGVITIPSKILPTGESVIDGDMVFPTLVSSLLPVGIRGLIVASMLAALMSSLASLFNSSASLFTVDIYEKMRPGMPPAHYVFAGRVATTVVVGAGMLWIPVMKLVAGGGLYQYLQSVQGYLAPPITAVFLLGLFWKRINAHGAAWGLGAGFGLGMLKLTIQTFFGASDAKFSDPAFLAAIGDFNFLYATGVLFALSIVIVIVASFMTEPPPAEKAALTYGEMIKGKDAEEIKSSWDAGNKTLTAIIAFLVVGLYLYFSFWLG; encoded by the coding sequence ATGCAAAGTACCTTAGAACTAATGGACTGGGCGGTGATCGCCCTGTACTTCGTCGGGATCGGGCTGATCGCCTGGTGGTCTGGGCGAAACCAGAAGGATACGACCGACTACTTTCTCGCGGGGCGCAACGCTGGCTTCTTCGCCATCGGCGCCTCGATCTTCACCTCGAACATCGGTTCAGAGCACATCGTCGGTCTGGCGGGCCAAGGGGCCTCCACCGGTATGGCGATGGCGCACTGGGAGTTGCACGCCTGGGTGATGATCCTGCTGGCGTACGTGTTCGTCCCGTTCTATTACAAGTCCGGCGTTTACACGATCCCGGAGTTCCTGGAGAAGCGTTTTAGCTCCAAGTCGCGCTTGCTGCTCTCTTTGGTATCCTTGGTGGCTTACATTTTCACCAAGGTCAGCGTCACTGTTTACGCCGGAGCCTTGGTTTTCCAGGTTCTGATGCCCGACACTTTCGGCTCGCCGGAAGCGGCCTTCTGGGTGGGAGCGTTCATGACGGTGATCCTGACCGGTCTCTACACCGTTTTCGGCGGTATGAAAGCGGTGCTCTACACCTCCGCTCCGCAGGCCATCATCCTCATTTTCGGATCCTGTCTGATCACCTTCTACGGCTTGAGCAAGCTCGGCGGCTGGGGCCATCTGGTTGAGATGGCGAGCGCCAACTCCGAGCAATTCGCACTGTGGCGTCCGCTTTCCGATCCCGATTTCCCATGGCTCGGCGTGCTTATCGCTTCCCCGATCATCGGTGTCTGGTACTGGTGTACCGACCAATACATCGTGCAGCGTACGCTGACTGCGGCCAACCTCAAGCAAGCGCGAAAGGGCGCTCTGTTCGGCGGTTTGCTCAAGGTGACTCCTGTACTGATCTTCCTCATCCCAGGTCTGATCGGCTGGGCCCTCCATCAGGAGGGTGTCATCACCATCCCGTCTAAGATTCTTCCCACGGGCGAATCGGTCATCGATGGGGACATGGTTTTCCCGACCCTCGTATCTTCACTGCTTCCGGTGGGCATCCGCGGCTTGATCGTAGCCAGCATGCTGGCGGCTCTGATGAGCTCCTTGGCTTCCCTGTTCAACTCAAGCGCCTCCCTCTTCACGGTGGACATCTATGAGAAGATGCGTCCGGGAATGCCTCCAGCGCACTACGTGTTCGCCGGTCGTGTGGCGACTACCGTGGTCGTTGGCGCCGGCATGCTTTGGATCCCGGTCATGAAGCTTGTCGCGGGCGGTGGACTCTACCAGTACCTGCAGAGCGTGCAGGGCTACCTGGCGCCCCCGATCACCGCGGTCTTCCTACTCGGTCTCTTCTGGAAGCGGATCAACGCCCACGGCGCGGCCTGGGGACTGGGTGCCGGATTCGGACTCGGCATGCTCAAGCTGACCATCCAGACCTTCTTTGGGGCGAGCGATGCGAAATTCAGCGATCCCGCATTCCTCGCCGCGATTGGCGATTTCAACTTCCTCTACGCCACAGGCGTACTCTTCGCGTTGAGCATTGTCATCGTCATCGTAGCCTCGTTCATGACGGAACCACCGCCAGCTGAAAAGGCGGCTCTCACCTATGGCGAGATGATCAAGGGCAAGGATGCGGAAGAGATCAAGTCGAGCTGGGATGCCGGCAACAAGACGCTTACGGCGATCATTGCGTTCCTGGTGGTTGGCCTCTATCTCTACTTCAGCTTCTGGCTTGGTTAG
- the infC gene encoding translation initiation factor IF-3: MPKPRGRRRPQRKQDPFAAIRRNQRIRVPKIRVVGPDGKQFGIMDTKAALEIAQGAGLDLVEVAAQARPPVCRIMDFGKYVYEQQKKSKDSKGTSSKTKEVKFRPRVEQHDYETKLRRAEQFLSKGNKLKLTLSFRGREMSHTEIGFETMKRAIADLETMGHADNQPRLVGRNINVMVSPLPANKRKPKFMHPDDEHDDHDDDDHDEEHDDDHDDEEDRD, from the coding sequence ATGCCAAAGCCACGAGGTAGACGTAGACCCCAAAGAAAACAAGATCCGTTCGCTGCTATACGCCGCAATCAACGAATACGGGTACCGAAGATTCGAGTCGTAGGACCGGATGGTAAGCAGTTCGGAATAATGGATACAAAGGCGGCTTTGGAGATCGCGCAAGGCGCTGGCTTGGACCTGGTGGAAGTGGCGGCTCAAGCCCGTCCTCCCGTCTGTCGCATCATGGACTTCGGCAAGTATGTCTACGAGCAGCAGAAAAAGTCCAAGGATAGCAAGGGCACTTCCAGCAAGACCAAGGAGGTCAAGTTCCGTCCTCGCGTGGAGCAGCACGACTACGAGACGAAACTGCGTCGTGCGGAGCAGTTCCTCTCCAAGGGCAACAAGCTTAAGCTCACGCTCTCTTTCCGTGGCCGCGAGATGTCTCACACCGAGATCGGGTTCGAAACCATGAAGCGCGCCATCGCGGATCTCGAAACCATGGGACATGCGGACAATCAGCCCAGGCTCGTGGGACGAAACATCAATGTAATGGTTTCTCCACTACCGGCGAACAAGCGCAAGCCGAAGTTCATGCATCCGGATGACGAGCACGACGATCATGATGACGATGATCATGACGAAGAGCATGATGACGATCACGACGACGAAGAGGATCGCGATTGA
- a CDS encoding aldose epimerase family protein, protein MRLHGSSLKTSLYVAALTGALVMGAGCAKEGDVVKQTDFGTTESGKEVTLYTLDNANGMEVDIINYGGIIVRLTAPDRDGNYEDVVQGFNTLAEYEADASFQGALIGRYGNRIAAGEFEIDGTTYELATNDEPGDMPAHLHGGIVGYNKVVWDAEPVVENGIEGLKLSYLSEDGEEGYPGNLDITVTYWLQDDDSLKIHYHATTDEKTHVNLTNHAYFNLKGEGEGSILDHEFTIYASKFTPVNKGLIPTGELRPVAGTPFDFTTPHTLAERIGDENEQLSFGLGYDHNWVLDNQDGDMALAATVYEPNTGRVMDVLTEEPGIQLYSGNFQDGSLTGKSGKTYDYRGAFCLETQHYPDTPNQPNFPTTLLTPDDVYDTTTIYKFSAK, encoded by the coding sequence ATGAGACTGCATGGTTCATCATTGAAAACGTCGCTCTACGTGGCCGCCCTGACCGGGGCGCTTGTCATGGGAGCTGGCTGCGCAAAGGAAGGTGACGTTGTGAAACAAACCGACTTTGGCACCACCGAATCCGGCAAGGAAGTCACTCTCTACACATTGGACAACGCCAATGGAATGGAAGTGGATATCATCAACTACGGCGGAATCATCGTTCGTTTGACCGCTCCGGATCGGGACGGAAACTACGAGGACGTGGTGCAAGGATTCAACACCTTGGCCGAGTACGAAGCGGACGCCTCGTTCCAGGGAGCTCTGATCGGTCGCTATGGGAACCGTATCGCTGCGGGCGAATTCGAGATCGATGGGACCACCTACGAGCTGGCGACCAATGACGAGCCCGGCGACATGCCCGCCCACTTGCATGGCGGCATCGTAGGGTACAACAAGGTCGTTTGGGACGCTGAGCCAGTGGTGGAGAACGGCATCGAAGGCCTCAAGCTTTCCTACCTCAGCGAGGATGGCGAGGAAGGGTATCCAGGAAACTTGGACATCACCGTGACCTATTGGCTGCAGGATGACGACTCGCTGAAGATTCACTACCATGCGACCACTGACGAGAAGACTCACGTAAACCTCACCAATCACGCCTATTTCAATCTGAAGGGCGAAGGCGAGGGCTCCATCCTGGATCACGAGTTCACCATCTACGCCAGCAAGTTCACGCCGGTCAACAAGGGGCTCATCCCGACCGGCGAGCTTCGTCCGGTGGCCGGCACGCCGTTCGACTTCACCACGCCGCACACCCTCGCGGAACGCATCGGAGACGAGAACGAGCAGTTGTCCTTCGGACTTGGATACGATCACAACTGGGTCCTGGACAATCAGGATGGCGACATGGCTTTGGCTGCCACAGTATACGAGCCTAACACCGGCCGCGTTATGGATGTATTGACCGAAGAGCCTGGCATTCAGCTCTACAGCGGCAACTTCCAAGACGGATCGCTCACCGGCAAGTCGGGCAAGACCTATGACTATCGCGGCGCCTTTTGCTTGGAAACGCAGCACTATCCAGACACTCCGAATCAGCCGAATTTCCCAACAACCCTCCTCACGCCGGACGACGTCTACGATACGACGACGATCTACAAGTTCAGCGCGAAATAA
- the pdxA gene encoding 4-hydroxythreonine-4-phosphate dehydrogenase PdxA, whose translation MGRKRIAITCGDPSGLGPELIERCLVENRYEGAEFVLFGPGNWIDSIVRRSDLAVSGESLSEQVFEAGQPNPKGAKVAMAAMEAAARSCLEGRCDAVVTGPIAKSLCAEVGYEFPGQTEFFAYRWGGEPTMAFVGERLALCLATWHIPLAEVPEALTRPVFERAVEAAHMLGKRLGRMEPRVIVCGLNPHAGEDGLLGSEEKERLNPWLDALRARLTGSIEGCVPGDTAFARAMKGEADVVVATYHDQGLAPFKAVDFDSGVNVTLGLPHLRVSPDHGTGFGIAGKGIASPGSTSKAIELAIRL comes from the coding sequence ATGGGCCGCAAACGCATCGCGATCACCTGTGGCGATCCCTCCGGGCTTGGACCGGAGCTCATCGAGCGCTGCTTGGTGGAAAATCGCTACGAAGGCGCGGAGTTCGTCCTGTTCGGCCCGGGAAACTGGATCGACAGCATCGTTCGACGCTCCGATCTCGCGGTGAGTGGGGAAAGCCTGAGCGAACAGGTTTTCGAAGCTGGCCAACCGAATCCCAAAGGTGCCAAGGTCGCCATGGCTGCCATGGAAGCGGCGGCTCGATCCTGCTTGGAAGGGCGTTGCGACGCGGTAGTGACTGGCCCGATCGCCAAATCGCTCTGCGCCGAGGTCGGGTACGAGTTTCCCGGTCAGACCGAGTTTTTCGCCTATCGTTGGGGCGGCGAGCCGACTATGGCCTTCGTGGGTGAACGCCTAGCCCTGTGCCTCGCTACTTGGCACATCCCTTTGGCCGAGGTGCCGGAGGCTTTGACGCGTCCGGTCTTCGAGCGAGCGGTAGAGGCTGCCCACATGCTGGGGAAGCGACTCGGTCGCATGGAGCCGAGAGTGATCGTCTGTGGGCTCAATCCGCACGCTGGCGAGGACGGCTTGCTTGGGTCGGAGGAGAAGGAGCGACTCAATCCATGGCTGGATGCCTTGCGAGCTCGTTTGACCGGGAGTATCGAAGGCTGCGTGCCGGGCGACACGGCCTTCGCTCGGGCTATGAAAGGAGAGGCCGATGTGGTGGTGGCGACCTATCACGATCAGGGATTGGCTCCCTTCAAGGCGGTGGATTTCGACAGCGGCGTGAACGTGACGCTAGGATTGCCGCACCTGAGGGTTAGTCCGGACCATGGCACCGGTTTCGGAATCGCCGGCAAGGGGATCGCGAGCCCGGGCAGCACATCGAAGGCGATAGAGCTCGCTATTCGATTGTAG
- a CDS encoding NUDIX domain-containing protein, which yields MQEDIFDIVDENDRVVGQAPRSEAHAKKLRHRAVHVLVFNKEGEIFMQKRCKTKDTWPGAWDSSCSGHVDSGEDYLEAALRELEEELGYQPKQELELLFKLLPSEETGQEFINVYRVTGSGPFRLNHDEIEIGEWMNVPNLLERVEYTPKRFTSAFRLVLTRLQALQLIPSA from the coding sequence ATGCAAGAAGATATTTTCGACATCGTTGATGAAAACGACCGGGTAGTCGGCCAAGCCCCTCGTTCCGAGGCCCATGCCAAGAAGCTTCGCCATCGAGCCGTGCACGTTCTGGTCTTCAACAAGGAAGGGGAAATCTTCATGCAGAAGCGCTGCAAGACCAAGGACACTTGGCCGGGGGCGTGGGATTCCTCATGCTCCGGGCATGTGGATAGCGGAGAGGACTACTTGGAGGCGGCGCTGAGGGAACTGGAGGAAGAGCTTGGCTACCAGCCGAAGCAGGAGCTGGAGCTCTTGTTTAAGCTCCTGCCGAGCGAGGAGACGGGACAGGAGTTCATCAATGTCTATCGCGTGACCGGCAGCGGACCGTTTCGACTCAATCACGATGAGATCGAAATTGGAGAGTGGATGAACGTCCCGAACCTGCTTGAGCGGGTGGAATACACGCCTAAGCGCTTCACCAGCGCCTTTCGTCTGGTGCTGACCCGACTGCAGGCCCTGCAGCTGATTCCTTCCGCTTGA